A window of Microbacterium sp. BK668 genomic DNA:
GAGCGACGGCGAGGACGTCACCGTGACGCTCACGGCGTCGGTGCGCTACGCCGGGGGTTCCGCCGTGACGCGGGAGTTCACGGTCACCGTCGCGGCCCCGAAGGTGCCCCTCGAGGACTCCGGGCTCGACGTGCTGCTGAGCGACGAGTACCTGCAGAACGCCGCGGCGAAGGAGCACGAGTACCTGCTGAGCTTGAGCTCGGACACATTCCTCTACTGGTTCTTCCGGACCGCGAACCTCACTCCGCCCACGTCGTCCGGCTACGGCGGCTGGGAGAACGGCGCGGTCACCTGGAACTTCCGCGGGCACGCGTTCGGCCACTACATGTCGGCGCTCGCCATGTCGTACGCCAGTACGAAGGACCCCGCGGTGAAGGAAGGCCTCCTCGCGCAGATCGTCGACGCCGTAGACGGGCTCGAGACAGTGCAAGCCTCCTACGCCGGCACCGCGCGGCAGGGGTACATCGGCCCGTTCCGCGACACCGCGCTCAACGCCGTCGAGGGCCGTGGCACGTCGGACGACCCGGTCATCGTGCCCTACTACAACCTGCACAAGGTGCTCGCGGGGCTCCTCGACATCGACAAGTATGTGCCGGGAGGTCTCGGCGACCGCGCGCTGAGGATTGCGGAGGGCTTCGGCGAGTACATGTACGGCCGCATCTCGACGCTGCAGAACAAGGCGACGCTCCTCGGCACCGAGTACGGCGGGATGAACGACGCCCTCTACGAGCTCTTCGCGCGGTCGGGTGGCAACCCGCACTTCAAGGTCGCGGCCGAGGGCTTCGACGAGGTCTCGCTGTTCCAGCAGCTCGCGAACGGGCAAGACGTCCTGAGCGGCAAGCACGCCAACACGACGATCCCGAAGTTCATCGGCGCGCTCAAGCGGTACACCGTGTTCACCCAGAACCCGACGTACTACAACATGCTGACCGCGCAGGAGAAGCAGAACCTGCCGATGTACCGGCTGGCGGCGGAGAACTTCTTCCAGATCGTGGTCGATCACCACACCTACGCCACGGGGGCCAACAGCCAGAGCGAGCACTTCCACGGTCCGGACTCTCTTCATTTCGACGCGACGCAACGCGGCGAGGCGACCGGGAATCCGCAGACGGCGGAGACGTGCAACGAGTACAACATGCTCAAGCTGTCGCGTGAGCTGTTCAAGATCTCGCAGGACGTGAAGTACGCCAACTACTACGAGAACACGTTCATCAACACGATCGTCTCGTCGCAGAACCCCGACACGGGCATGACGACGTACTTCCAAGCCATGGCCCCGGGCTACTTCAAGGTGTACGGCGCGCCGTTCACGGAGTTCTGGTGCTGCATCGGCACGGGCATGGAGAACTTCTCCAAGCTGTCGGACTCGCTCTACTTCGCGAGCGGCTCGGGGGTGTGGGTGAACATGTTCTTCAGCTCGCGGTTCGATCACGCGGCCACCGGCATGCGCGTCGAGCAGACGGCATCCATCCCGAACAGCGACACGGTGGAATTCAGGATCTCGGCGATCGGAGAGGATCCGATCGATCGGAGCGCGACTCTGCGACTGCGCGTTCCCGACTGGATCGCGGGCGACCCCGTCGTGCGCGTCAACGGCGCCGCGATCACTCCGACGATCCGGGGAGGATACATCGTGCTCGCCCGCGTGAAGGACGGCGACGAGATCTCGTACACGATGCCGATGGAGGTCCAGATCAGCGCGACTCAGGACAACAAGGACTTCGTCGCGTTCAGGTACGGTCCCGTACTCCTGAGCACGAGCCTCGGCACGGCCAACCTCTCGAAGACGGGCACTGTCGGCGTCGGCGTCCGCATCGCCTCGTTCGACGCGGGGGCCCAGCAGCGGATCACGGTCGCCGCGGCATCCACAGACGCGTGGAAGCAGGCGGTGACCGACAACGTCGTGCGCATCGCCGACAGCGCCGACGGAGACGTGCAGTTCGCGCTGAAGGACACGCTCAACAGCGACGACCTCGTGTTCAGTCCGCACTACAAGCGTCACGACGAGCGCTATGGCCTCTACATGACGCTCGAGGTGCCGGACTCGCCCGCGGCGCAGGCGGAGATCCTCCAGGGGAAGCAACAGCTTCGCGACCAGGAGCTGATCATCGACTCGCTCACGACGTTCGACAACAACAACTCCGAGGCATCCAAGAACGTCAAGTCCTCGAACTCCACCGTCGGCAGCTTCAGCGACCGCACGTATCGGCACGCGAACTCCGGAGGATGGTTCAGCTACGACCTGCAGGTCGATCCCGCCGCGGCGCAGAATGTCCTGAAGGCGACGTACTACTCGGGTGACAACGGCCGATCGTTCGACGTCTATCTCAACGACGTCAAGTTCAAGACGCAGACCATCACGAACGCGGCGGGAAGCGGCGTGTTCTACGCGGTGACCGACGAGATCCCGCGCACCTACCTCGAGGGCCCGAACGTGCGTCACAAGGTCGACGCCAACGGCGCTCCGGTTCTCGACGAGAACGGCAACCGGATACCGGTGGTCACGGTGCGCTGGCAGTCGACGGGCGGATTCGCCGGAGGCCTCTTCGGGGTCCAGACGACTCGTCCCCCCGCATTCGACACGACGTCGAAGCTGCGCGGCCTGACGTTCGACGCGGGCCGGCTCGAACCGAGCTTCGCCTCGGACACCACCCAGTACGTCCTGTGGGTGCCCGAGGGGACGGATGCTGTCGCCTTCGACGCCGAGCCGTGGCTGGCGAGCGGCCTGGTCAGGACCGGCGGGATCCTCATCGACGACACGCAGCCGCGCGCCGTCGTCCTCACCCCCGGGCAGGAGAAGACCATCACGATCGACGCCTACGCCCAGGATCACACGACGACCACGCAGTACTCGGTGGTCGTCCGCGAGGGCGCTCCCTCGCCTGCGCTCGAGGTCGTCCTCACCGCCGCAGCCCGGTGCGTGGCGGGGAAGGCCGTTGTGACGGCGACGCTCACCAACGCGGCGGGCGTGCCGGTCGCCGCGACGGTGACATCTCCCTACGGCTCGAAGAGCGTGTCTGCCCTCGCACCCGGGAAGTCGGCGTCGCAGGCCTTCACGACCCGTCTGACGAGCATCGGCGTCACCTCGGTGACTGCGCAGGCCTCGGCCACCATCGACGGGGACGCGGTCACGGCCGACGTGGGCGCGTCCGCCCCGGCCCTCGCCTGCGGGGCGGCGCAGTAGATCGAGCGTGGTCGTGGAAGCGAGGAGGAACCCGGATGCATCCCGCGTCCGGGTTCCTCCGGCGTCGGCCGCGGCCCTCGCAGCGCCGGGGAACCTGTATGGCGCCCCGACGGGATGCCGTTTGGCTTCGCCCGCTCGCATCACCGATCCGGGCTTGTTCTCGCTAACAGTTCTCGCTAACATCGCTTGGAGAGCCCGTCGATCCACTGTCGGATCCAGAGCAAAGGTGCATAGATGCTCACATACTCCACCCGCCTCCTGCGGCGTGGCGCCGTGCCCGCACCGTGGCGTCGACTGGCTCTGGGCGCTGACGAAGGACATGTCGAGGGTGCGGCCTTCACCGTGCCGGCGACGACTCACAGAAGCGGGTTGCGTTCAGCCTGAGCTGAAGCTCCTGCGAGACCCGACGGCCGGATGGTCCGGTCGCTCGCCACCTTCGGTCCGGGACGAGAAGCCGGCCGGGAATTGGAGAAATAGGAATGAACAAGCGTGGAATCATCGCCCGCACCACAGCCGGTGCGCTCGGTGGCCTGCTTCTGATCGGTGGCGCCGGCGCAGCCATCGCCGACGAGCTCGACAACGACAGCGTCGAGGTCAGCGTGAACATCGAGGCTCTTCCCCCGGTGGGCGCACTGACGCTGTCGGTGGCGTCGAACTCGACGACGCTCACCGAGAGCGGGTCGACGGCCGACATCCGCCAGTTCACGGGCGAGCTCCCCACCGTCACCGTGACCGACGACCGCGAAGACGTGCCCGCTGACACCTTCTGGTACGTCACGGGCCAGTCGTCGGAATTCTCCGCCGACGGCGTTGCGAGCCTCGGGCCCGAGCACCTCGGATGGACCCCGATCCTGACGAGCGACGACAGCGACGGACAGGTCGCCGAGGGCGCGCCGGTGGACACCATCCTCGACCAGGGCCCCGACGCGGTCGGTCTTGTCGGTGAGGAGCTCCTCGCCATCGCCCCGAACCTCGCGGGCGGCGAGCTGCCGAACGGCGAGTGGTCGGCGAAGGCGAACCTGTTCCTCAAGACGCCGGCAGAGGTCGCTCCCGGTGCATACAAGGCGACGATCACGCTGACCCTGTGGGAAGACGCGATCTGACCACGTCGCACGTCTGAAACGTGTTGGAATCGGGTCGGGGCCGTGGACTGCGGCCCCGACCCAGACGTCTGGAAATCCCCCTTGCTTCACCATCTCCGCCGATCGTCGGCCGCGACGCGAGTTCTAGCTGCTCTCGCGGCCGCGGTCGCGCTCGCTCTTCCCGCGACTCCTGCGCTGGCCGCTGACGATCCGTCCACCACACCTGAGGTGCGCTGGTCGGTCACGCCCGCGGACGCCGACGGGCCGGACGGCCGCCGCGCCGCAGAATTCGAGGTCGATCCGGGCGAGACCATCGACGACTTCTTCGCCGTCCGGAACATCAGCGAGAACGAGGTGACCTTCTCCCTCACGGCGGCCGACGGGTTTTACACGCGAACCGGCCGCTTCGACATCCTCGCCGCGGACAAGGAGTCGACCGACTCCGGAACCTGGATCGCGATCCCCGGAACGCTCACGGTGCCGGCGGGACAGACGGCCGTCGTCCCCTATACCGTCACGGTGCCGGAACGCGCCGAGCCCGGCGACCACGCGGCCGGGATCACAGCATCCGTCCTCTCCGTCCAATCCGCCGAGGACGGCACGAGCCTCGGCGTCGAGAGCCGCATCGGGTTCCGCGTACTCACCCGTGTCACGGGTGAGATCACGCCCGCCGCATCCATCGCCGGAATAGCGACGAACTACACGACGTCGTGGAACCCGCTGAAGCCCGGCGAGCTCACCGTCACCTTCGACGTGTCCAACGACGGGAACACCCGCCTGCTCGCGACGGGCACCGTCGAGGCGGGCGGCCAGGAGGTCGCCTACCCCGCCGAGGGGGAGTCGCAGCAGGAGCTCCTGCCCGGAGACGTCCGCACGATCACGGCCGTCGTCCGGGACGTCTGGCCGCTCTTCGTGGTCCCCACGACCGTGACGCTGGATGCGACGGTCCTCACCCTGGACGGCAGTACCGACAGTCTCGCGCCCGTCGTGGAGTCCGCCGTGGCCTGGGCGGTTCCGTGGCCGCAGCTTCTCATCCTCCTCGGGATCGCGCTGATCATCCTCGCGATCTCCTGGGGCCGCATCCGGTCCCGCCGCAAGCTCGACAGCCTTCTCGCCGAGGCCCGCGAGGAGGGCCGCAAGGCCGCCGAGACGCCGGTGACGACCGCATGAGGTTCCGGTTCCAGACCGCGACCGTCGCCGTCACGGCGTTCGCGGCACTCCTCGCCCTGATGCCGGTCGGCGCGGCACTGGGCGCCGAGCAGGACGTCGCGAGTCACGGCGTCGAGGTGACCGTCGTCATCACCCCGCTGCAGGCGTGCGTGGGCGTCTGCGGGGGAGGCCTGCCCGCGACGGGCCTCGCCTTCCCCGCCTTCCTCGTGTGGATCGCCGCTGTGCTGGGGACAGCCGGGCTCGCGCTCGCCCTCCGGCGGCGCTTCCGCCCCGCCGGCACGCCGTGGCGGCCCGACGCGATCCGGGGGCCTGTGCCGCCGGTGGGAGGGTGCCGTGAGAGGACGACCGAGCCCGAGCCCGCCGCTCGAGCCGACCGGACCGCCGGCTTCGGGGAGGCCCCGCAGCGCGACGGCGAACAAGGAGATCCGCGATGTCGGAAGACGTGACCCGGGGCTGGCAGCGGCCCAGCATCTACGACGTGGCGCGTCAGGCGGGCGTCTCGCACATGACGGTGTCGCGCGTGCTGAACGGTCATCCCAACATCCGCGAGACGACGCGCGACCGGGTCCTGGCGGCGATCGACGAGATGAACTACACGCGCAGCTCGATCGCGCGGGCGCTCGCCACGCGGCGGGCGATGCGGATCGGGGTGCTCGTCGACGGGCCCGTCCAGTACGGCCCGAACAGCACGCTGCGCGCTCTGGAGAGCGCGGCGCGCGATGTCGGCTACGCCATCAGCGCCTTCTCGATCTCCGAGGATGAGGAGTCGCAGATCGACACGGGTGTCGTCGAGCTCGTGACCCAGGGTGTCGATGCGCTGTGCGTCATCGCGCCGCGGGCGTCGTCGCTCGACATCCTTCGCCGTCAGACGACGGGACTGCCGACGATCGTGATCAAGGCGGAACCGGATGCCGCGTGGCACACCGTCGCCGTCGATCAGCGGGCCGGGGCAACCCTTGCCGTCTCTCACCTCATCGAGCTCGGACACGAGCGGATCCTCCACGTGGCAGGGCCCCTGGACTGGTACGACGCGCGGGAGCGTCAAGAGGGCTGGCGGGACGCGCTGACGGCCGCCGGCCTGCCTGTGGTCGCGCCGGTGGCGGGAGACTGGACCTCGGACTACGGGTATCGGTTCGCCTCGACCTACGACTTCGACCACGTGACCGCCGTGTTCGCCGCCAACGACCAGATGGCGCTGGGGCTCGTGCACGGCCTCTGCCAGCGCGGATTCAGCGTTCCCGGAGACGTCAGCGTCGTCGGCTTCGACGATCTGCCCGATGCGCGGCACTTCCTTCCGCCGCTCACGACGGTTCGTCAGGACTTCGCGGCGCTGGGCGAGCTGGCTCTGAAGCACGTCATCGACGCGATCGACGGAGAAGAGGACGGGCTGCAGCACGACGTCATCGAGCCGCGGCTGATCGTGCGCGCCTCGACCGGCGCGCCTCGTCCGTGACGACTCGACCCCAGCGAAGCGCGCGGGTCGCCCGGTGCGCGGACGCCCTCACCGTCGCCCGCACGCCCTTCCGCGCGGCCCCCGGGTTGTTCGCGGTAACGACAAAGTAACGAATATCGCGAATCGAGTTGCGCGCGGTCATTGTTAGCGCGCACAATGAGTGGCACACACACCCGAGGG
This region includes:
- a CDS encoding DUF916 domain-containing protein; its protein translation is MLHHLRRSSAATRVLAALAAAVALALPATPALAADDPSTTPEVRWSVTPADADGPDGRRAAEFEVDPGETIDDFFAVRNISENEVTFSLTAADGFYTRTGRFDILAADKESTDSGTWIAIPGTLTVPAGQTAVVPYTVTVPERAEPGDHAAGITASVLSVQSAEDGTSLGVESRIGFRVLTRVTGEITPAASIAGIATNYTTSWNPLKPGELTVTFDVSNDGNTRLLATGTVEAGGQEVAYPAEGESQQELLPGDVRTITAVVRDVWPLFVVPTTVTLDATVLTLDGSTDSLAPVVESAVAWAVPWPQLLILLGIALIILAISWGRIRSRRKLDSLLAEAREEGRKAAETPVTTA
- a CDS encoding beta-L-arabinofuranosidase domain-containing protein, whose amino-acid sequence is MSDIATLYEAGGGVLDKTALAQQDADGINLPTTASVALALPAVGSNGSSIAWASDKPSIIATDGTVTPPSDGEDVTVTLTASVRYAGGSAVTREFTVTVAAPKVPLEDSGLDVLLSDEYLQNAAAKEHEYLLSLSSDTFLYWFFRTANLTPPTSSGYGGWENGAVTWNFRGHAFGHYMSALAMSYASTKDPAVKEGLLAQIVDAVDGLETVQASYAGTARQGYIGPFRDTALNAVEGRGTSDDPVIVPYYNLHKVLAGLLDIDKYVPGGLGDRALRIAEGFGEYMYGRISTLQNKATLLGTEYGGMNDALYELFARSGGNPHFKVAAEGFDEVSLFQQLANGQDVLSGKHANTTIPKFIGALKRYTVFTQNPTYYNMLTAQEKQNLPMYRLAAENFFQIVVDHHTYATGANSQSEHFHGPDSLHFDATQRGEATGNPQTAETCNEYNMLKLSRELFKISQDVKYANYYENTFINTIVSSQNPDTGMTTYFQAMAPGYFKVYGAPFTEFWCCIGTGMENFSKLSDSLYFASGSGVWVNMFFSSRFDHAATGMRVEQTASIPNSDTVEFRISAIGEDPIDRSATLRLRVPDWIAGDPVVRVNGAAITPTIRGGYIVLARVKDGDEISYTMPMEVQISATQDNKDFVAFRYGPVLLSTSLGTANLSKTGTVGVGVRIASFDAGAQQRITVAAASTDAWKQAVTDNVVRIADSADGDVQFALKDTLNSDDLVFSPHYKRHDERYGLYMTLEVPDSPAAQAEILQGKQQLRDQELIIDSLTTFDNNNSEASKNVKSSNSTVGSFSDRTYRHANSGGWFSYDLQVDPAAAQNVLKATYYSGDNGRSFDVYLNDVKFKTQTITNAAGSGVFYAVTDEIPRTYLEGPNVRHKVDANGAPVLDENGNRIPVVTVRWQSTGGFAGGLFGVQTTRPPAFDTTSKLRGLTFDAGRLEPSFASDTTQYVLWVPEGTDAVAFDAEPWLASGLVRTGGILIDDTQPRAVVLTPGQEKTITIDAYAQDHTTTTQYSVVVREGAPSPALEVVLTAAARCVAGKAVVTATLTNAAGVPVAATVTSPYGSKSVSALAPGKSASQAFTTRLTSIGVTSVTAQASATIDGDAVTADVGASAPALACGAAQ
- a CDS encoding LacI family DNA-binding transcriptional regulator, with translation MSEDVTRGWQRPSIYDVARQAGVSHMTVSRVLNGHPNIRETTRDRVLAAIDEMNYTRSSIARALATRRAMRIGVLVDGPVQYGPNSTLRALESAARDVGYAISAFSISEDEESQIDTGVVELVTQGVDALCVIAPRASSLDILRRQTTGLPTIVIKAEPDAAWHTVAVDQRAGATLAVSHLIELGHERILHVAGPLDWYDARERQEGWRDALTAAGLPVVAPVAGDWTSDYGYRFASTYDFDHVTAVFAANDQMALGLVHGLCQRGFSVPGDVSVVGFDDLPDARHFLPPLTTVRQDFAALGELALKHVIDAIDGEEDGLQHDVIEPRLIVRASTGAPRP